One Stenotrophomonas oahuensis genomic region harbors:
- the rimO gene encoding 30S ribosomal protein S12 methylthiotransferase RimO, translated as MSQLNPKVGFVSLGCPKALVDSERILTQLRAEGYDIVPSYDSADVVVVNTCGFIDSAVTESLDAIGEAMNENGKVIVTGCLGKRPEEIRKAYPDVLAVSGPQDYQSVMEAVHAALPPKHDPFVDLVPDYGIKLTPRHYAYLKISEGCNHHCSFCIIPSMRGKLVSRPVDDVLREAERLVRGGVKELLVVSQDTSAYGVDVKYAERMWRDKAYQTRMKSLCEGLSELDAWTRMHYVYPYPHVDDVVPLMAENRILPYLDIPFQHASPRILKLMKRPGAVDKTLERVQRWRQLCPDITVRSTFIVGFPGETEAEFEELLSFLDEAQLDRVGAFAYSPVTGATANDLPGAVPDEVKQERLARFMARQAEISAARLEAKIGTVQQCLVDAIEDGIAVARSKADAPEIDGLVHIQNADEARLQVGQFVNVEITESDEHDLYGDALIEENPARKLLDLKVL; from the coding sequence ATGTCCCAGCTGAACCCCAAAGTCGGCTTCGTCAGCCTTGGCTGCCCGAAGGCCCTTGTCGATTCCGAGCGCATCCTCACCCAGTTGCGGGCAGAGGGCTACGACATCGTGCCGTCCTATGACTCGGCCGACGTGGTCGTGGTCAATACCTGTGGCTTCATTGATTCGGCCGTGACCGAGTCGCTGGACGCCATCGGCGAGGCGATGAACGAGAACGGCAAGGTGATCGTCACCGGCTGCCTGGGCAAGCGTCCGGAGGAGATCCGCAAGGCCTACCCGGACGTGCTGGCGGTGTCTGGCCCGCAGGACTACCAGAGCGTGATGGAGGCGGTACATGCCGCGCTGCCGCCCAAGCATGACCCGTTCGTGGACCTGGTGCCGGATTACGGCATCAAGCTGACCCCGCGCCATTACGCCTATCTGAAGATCTCCGAAGGCTGCAACCACCATTGCAGCTTCTGCATCATTCCCTCCATGCGCGGCAAGCTGGTCTCGCGCCCGGTGGACGACGTGCTGCGCGAAGCGGAGCGGCTGGTGCGCGGTGGCGTCAAGGAACTGCTGGTGGTATCGCAGGACACCTCCGCCTACGGCGTGGATGTGAAGTATGCCGAGCGCATGTGGCGTGACAAGGCATATCAGACCCGGATGAAGTCGCTGTGCGAAGGGCTCTCCGAACTGGATGCCTGGACCCGCATGCACTACGTGTACCCGTACCCGCACGTGGACGACGTGGTGCCGCTGATGGCCGAGAACCGCATCCTGCCGTACCTGGACATTCCGTTCCAGCACGCCAGCCCGCGCATCCTGAAGCTGATGAAGCGGCCGGGTGCGGTCGACAAGACCCTGGAGCGCGTGCAACGCTGGCGTCAGCTGTGCCCGGACATCACCGTGCGCTCGACCTTCATCGTCGGCTTCCCGGGTGAAACAGAGGCCGAGTTCGAAGAACTGCTGTCGTTCCTGGATGAGGCTCAACTGGATCGCGTTGGCGCATTTGCCTACTCGCCGGTCACCGGTGCCACCGCCAATGATCTGCCCGGCGCGGTGCCGGACGAGGTCAAGCAGGAGCGTCTGGCCCGCTTCATGGCCCGCCAAGCGGAAATCTCCGCCGCGCGTCTGGAGGCCAAGATCGGTACCGTGCAGCAGTGCCTGGTCGATGCGATTGAAGATGGCATCGCCGTGGCGCGCTCCAAGGCTGACGCGCCCGAGATCGACGGTCTGGTGCACATCCAGAATGCCGACGAAGCGCGTCTGCAGGTGGGTCAGTTCGTCAATGTCGAGATCACCGAAAGCGACGAGCACGACCTGTATGGCGACGCGCTGATCGAGGAAAACCCGGCGCGCAAGCTGCTCGACCTCAAGGTGCTGTGA
- a CDS encoding dienelactone hydrolase family protein, with the protein MGEWVTLDTHYGPVRAWQALPEGKPRGGLVVIQEIFGANPHIRKVAEGFAQQGYAVLAPSFFDLVDGPEADPDALPYDQDGVKQGLERVNALGVEKALEIVRAAASKLAPAGKVGTVGYCWGGSIALLSALRLGLPSVSYYGARNVQFLDETPKAPIMFHFGAQDKSIPPEAVQTHREKLPQMATYVYPADHAFNRSVGHAYDPDSAALALQRTLDFFSEHLG; encoded by the coding sequence ATGGGTGAGTGGGTCACGCTGGATACGCATTACGGTCCCGTCCGGGCCTGGCAGGCACTGCCGGAAGGCAAGCCGCGTGGAGGACTGGTGGTCATCCAGGAGATATTCGGGGCCAACCCGCATATCCGTAAGGTGGCTGAAGGATTTGCTCAGCAGGGCTATGCGGTGCTGGCCCCGTCGTTCTTCGATCTTGTCGATGGCCCCGAGGCCGATCCCGACGCCCTGCCCTACGACCAGGACGGGGTGAAGCAGGGCTTGGAGCGGGTCAATGCGCTCGGAGTGGAGAAGGCGCTGGAGATCGTCCGCGCGGCGGCCTCGAAACTGGCCCCGGCGGGCAAGGTCGGGACCGTCGGCTATTGCTGGGGCGGCAGCATTGCCCTGTTGTCCGCGTTGCGCCTGGGCCTGCCCTCGGTCAGCTATTACGGTGCCCGCAACGTCCAGTTCCTGGATGAGACACCCAAGGCACCGATCATGTTCCACTTCGGCGCGCAGGACAAAAGCATCCCGCCGGAGGCCGTGCAGACCCACCGCGAGAAGCTGCCGCAGATGGCCACCTATGTGTACCCGGCCGACCATGCCTTCAACCGGAGCGTCGGACACGCGTATGATCCAGACAGCGCCGCCCTGGCGCTGCAACGCACCCTTGACTTCTTTTCGGAGCATCTTGGATGA
- a CDS encoding HIT domain-containing protein encodes MSEFELDSRLATDSVLVDEGPLSQVRLMNDERYPWLILVPRLADITEWIELDGEQQDKLRTELNRACKALKGTDGVEKINIGSLGNIVRQLHFHVIGRHQGDPAWPAPVWGHGQAHRFDPDVLTERVAYWKERLGYSPQP; translated from the coding sequence ATGAGCGAGTTTGAACTGGATTCCCGCCTGGCCACGGACAGTGTGCTGGTAGACGAAGGCCCGTTGTCGCAAGTGCGGTTGATGAATGATGAGCGGTACCCGTGGTTGATCCTGGTGCCGCGCCTGGCGGATATCACCGAGTGGATCGAGCTGGACGGCGAGCAGCAGGACAAGCTGCGCACCGAGTTGAACCGGGCCTGCAAGGCGCTCAAGGGCACCGACGGCGTGGAGAAGATCAACATCGGCTCACTCGGCAACATCGTGCGCCAGCTGCATTTCCACGTGATCGGCCGCCATCAGGGCGACCCGGCCTGGCCTGCGCCGGTCTGGGGCCATGGGCAGGCGCACCGGTTCGACCCGGATGTGCTGACCGAACGTGTCGCGTACTGGAAGGAACGGCTAGGATATTCGCCCCAGCCCTGA
- a CDS encoding LiaI-LiaF-like domain-containing protein, which translates to MRFNLVAAILLILIGLFMLASNLGWTQLNLSRLFLTWWPVGLVAVGVAMLFGRGK; encoded by the coding sequence ATGCGTTTCAATCTTGTCGCTGCCATCCTGTTGATTTTGATCGGCCTGTTCATGCTGGCCAGCAACCTGGGCTGGACCCAGTTGAACCTGTCCCGGCTGTTCCTGACCTGGTGGCCGGTGGGCCTGGTGGCAGTGGGGGTGGCGATGTTGTTCGGTCGCGGGAAATAA
- the dcd gene encoding dCTP deaminase, whose protein sequence is MSIKSDRWIRRMSEQHGMIEPFEPGQVKQANGQRIVSYGTSSYGYDVRCSREFKVFTNINSTIVDPKHFDSGSFVDITADECIIPPNSFALARTVEYFRIPRDTLVVCLGKSTYARCGIIVNVTPLEPEWEGHVTLEFSNTTPLPARIYANEGVAQMLFFQAAPDDVCETSYKDRGGKYQGQTGVTLPRT, encoded by the coding sequence ATGAGCATCAAGAGTGACCGCTGGATCCGCCGCATGTCCGAACAGCACGGCATGATCGAGCCGTTCGAGCCCGGCCAGGTCAAGCAGGCCAACGGCCAGCGCATCGTCAGCTACGGCACCTCCAGCTATGGCTACGACGTGCGCTGCTCGCGCGAGTTCAAGGTGTTCACCAACATCAACTCCACCATTGTCGACCCGAAGCATTTCGACAGCGGCAGCTTTGTCGACATCACCGCTGACGAATGCATCATTCCGCCCAACAGCTTCGCGCTGGCGCGCACCGTCGAGTACTTCCGTATTCCGCGCGACACCCTGGTGGTGTGCCTGGGCAAGAGTACCTATGCGCGCTGCGGCATCATCGTCAATGTGACCCCGCTGGAACCGGAGTGGGAAGGGCACGTGACCCTGGAGTTCAGCAACACCACGCCGCTGCCGGCGCGCATCTATGCGAACGAAGGCGTGGCGCAGATGCTGTTCTTCCAGGCCGCCCCGGATGATGTCTGCGAAACCTCGTACAAGGACCGCGGCGGCAAGTACCAGGGCCAGACCGGCGTCACCCTGCCGCGCACCTGA
- the apbC gene encoding iron-sulfur cluster carrier protein ApbC, translated as MSASPSRRPHASQVQKGLSPHPRVRNVIAVGSGKGGVGKSTTAVNLAVALAKLGARVGLLDADIYGPSVPTMLGLSGRPESPDNKSIEPLRAFGVETMSIGYLIEDETPMIWRGPMATSAMTQFFNDTLWDDLDYLLIDLPPGTGDIQLTLTQKIPLAGAVIVTTPQDIATLDAKKALKMFEKVEVPVLGIVENMAVHTCSNCGQVEHLFGDGGGQRMAAQYGVPLLGSLPLDIGIREQGDVGTPIVAAAPESPAAKAYLAAAERLVEEMGKRPRASIPILSQLL; from the coding sequence GTGAGTGCCAGCCCCTCTCGACGTCCCCATGCCAGCCAGGTGCAGAAGGGCCTCAGCCCGCATCCGCGCGTTCGCAACGTGATCGCGGTGGGCTCGGGCAAGGGCGGGGTGGGCAAGTCCACCACGGCGGTGAATCTGGCCGTGGCGCTGGCGAAGCTGGGGGCGCGTGTGGGGCTGCTGGATGCCGACATCTACGGCCCCAGCGTGCCGACCATGCTGGGCCTGAGCGGTCGCCCGGAAAGCCCGGACAACAAGTCCATCGAGCCGCTGCGCGCGTTCGGCGTGGAAACCATGTCGATCGGCTATCTGATCGAGGACGAAACCCCGATGATCTGGCGCGGCCCGATGGCGACTTCGGCCATGACCCAGTTCTTCAACGACACCCTGTGGGACGACCTGGACTACCTGCTGATCGACCTGCCGCCGGGCACCGGCGACATCCAGCTTACGCTGACCCAGAAGATCCCGCTGGCCGGCGCGGTCATCGTCACCACTCCCCAGGACATCGCCACGCTGGACGCGAAGAAAGCGCTGAAGATGTTCGAGAAGGTCGAGGTGCCGGTGCTGGGCATCGTCGAGAACATGGCCGTGCACACCTGCAGCAACTGCGGCCAGGTCGAGCACCTGTTCGGCGATGGCGGTGGCCAGCGCATGGCCGCGCAGTACGGCGTGCCGCTGCTGGGCTCGCTGCCGCTGGACATCGGCATCCGCGAGCAGGGCGACGTGGGTACGCCGATCGTGGCCGCTGCGCCGGAATCGCCGGCGGCCAAGGCCTATCTGGCCGCTGCAGAGCGCCTGGTCGAGGAAATGGGCAAGCGCCCGCGCGCCAGCATTCCCATTTTGTCCCAGCTGCTCTGA